In Candidatus Binatus sp., the following are encoded in one genomic region:
- a CDS encoding MBL fold metallo-hydrolase, with the protein MHHTPPKIAIGSFTVAFLTDGLWRNDGGCMFGVVPRELWKREHPPDEQNRIRLNLTCPLIIKGRDAVLVDTGIGNRLGAVEGKIFDHGEGWLLDHLRALGMEAGDVTHLIVSHLHFDHCGGIVRRRESGVLESSFPNARIFVQKGELAIAKNPRNERLRAAYKAAGEIVAIAERQFEAIDGDTEIVPGVMAVRTGGHTADHQIAAVQDGADSFVHLADIVPTRSHMRGPWNQAYDLDALRSMEEKARYLEQASGSKCWLSFAHDDSIFAARVRKEHGRFEITDRVPVSYAAEA; encoded by the coding sequence ATGCATCATACGCCGCCCAAAATCGCGATCGGATCGTTCACCGTTGCGTTCCTCACCGATGGCCTCTGGCGCAACGACGGCGGATGCATGTTCGGCGTGGTGCCGCGGGAGCTGTGGAAGCGGGAACATCCGCCCGACGAGCAGAATCGCATCCGGCTGAATCTCACTTGCCCGCTGATCATCAAGGGCAGAGATGCGGTGCTGGTTGATACTGGAATCGGCAATCGGCTCGGCGCGGTCGAAGGTAAGATTTTCGATCATGGCGAGGGGTGGCTGCTGGACCATCTGCGCGCGCTCGGGATGGAAGCGGGCGACGTGACGCATCTAATCGTGTCGCATCTGCATTTCGATCACTGCGGCGGAATCGTCAGGAGGCGCGAGTCGGGCGTGCTAGAATCGTCATTTCCCAACGCGCGCATCTTCGTGCAGAAGGGCGAACTTGCGATCGCGAAGAATCCGCGAAACGAACGGCTCCGCGCCGCATACAAGGCCGCCGGCGAGATCGTGGCGATCGCGGAGCGGCAATTCGAGGCAATCGACGGCGATACCGAGATCGTGCCGGGCGTGATGGCCGTCCGCACCGGCGGGCATACCGCGGACCATCAGATCGCCGCGGTTCAGGACGGGGCCGACAGTTTCGTGCATCTGGCGGATATCGTGCCGACGCGATCGCATATGCGCGGGCCGTGGAACCAGGCATACGACCTCGATGCGTTGCGGTCGATGGAAGAAAAGGCGCGGTATCTGGAACAGGCATCGGGCAGCAAGTGCTGGCTATCTTTTGCGCATGATGACTCGATTTTTGCCGCTCGCGTGAGAAAGGAACACGGTCGTTTCGAAATTACCGATCGAGTGCCCGTCTCTTACGCGGCAGAAGCTTAG
- a CDS encoding amidase produces MLNPYIEAHELREMVMKKDLRPREVAQFFIERAQKLNPKLGAFMTLTPERALADADRIEKMTEAEQRRALMFGVPYSIKDLNWTKDIRTSMGSKNYENFMPPTDDEVVTRMRNAGGILLGKTTTPEFGGRPTTEGGLCPPARNPWNLEHTAGGSSGGAGSALAAGLGSLAQGSDGGGSIRIPAACCGVVGIKPSRGRISMSPVAGEAWAGFATFGPMARSVRDVATMLDVLHGPVVGDPYWAPEPITSFRAACDISPRHLKIGMISTTSLSAVDPETIAALESAAKALEDMGHHVEPITCDPGGRMADIVMPLICAGIGSVPVNDITLVDPVVRELWEAGQKMTASQYILNVTQMHNMAREVVQELAPYDCVISPVTSSPAVRLGTLPSHPGKYLMELTAWIPFTFAFNATGQPAFSVPNGFSKAGLPLAMQIVGRPADEVTIIGLAAQFEKARPWNNKHPQLD; encoded by the coding sequence ATGCTCAATCCATATATCGAAGCCCACGAATTGCGCGAGATGGTCATGAAAAAAGACCTCCGCCCGCGCGAGGTGGCGCAGTTTTTCATCGAACGCGCGCAGAAGCTCAATCCTAAGCTCGGCGCATTCATGACGCTCACGCCCGAGCGCGCGCTCGCCGACGCCGATCGAATCGAAAAAATGACCGAAGCCGAGCAGCGCCGCGCACTCATGTTCGGCGTGCCGTACTCGATCAAGGATCTCAACTGGACCAAGGACATCCGCACTTCGATGGGCTCGAAGAACTACGAGAACTTCATGCCGCCCACCGACGACGAAGTCGTGACGCGCATGCGCAACGCCGGCGGAATCCTGCTCGGCAAGACCACGACGCCCGAATTTGGCGGACGCCCGACCACCGAAGGCGGACTCTGCCCGCCGGCGCGCAATCCGTGGAACCTCGAGCATACAGCCGGCGGTTCGAGCGGAGGCGCGGGCAGCGCGCTCGCGGCAGGACTCGGCTCGCTCGCGCAGGGCAGCGATGGCGGCGGCTCGATTCGCATCCCGGCCGCATGCTGCGGCGTCGTCGGCATCAAGCCGTCGCGCGGACGCATCTCGATGTCGCCGGTCGCCGGCGAAGCGTGGGCGGGCTTCGCGACCTTCGGCCCGATGGCGCGATCGGTGCGCGACGTCGCCACGATGCTCGACGTTTTGCACGGCCCCGTCGTCGGCGATCCATACTGGGCGCCCGAGCCAATAACGTCGTTTCGAGCCGCGTGCGACATTTCTCCGCGCCATCTGAAAATCGGGATGATCTCAACGACCTCGCTGTCGGCGGTCGATCCGGAAACGATCGCGGCGCTCGAATCCGCCGCCAAAGCTCTCGAGGACATGGGCCATCACGTCGAGCCAATCACCTGCGATCCCGGTGGCCGGATGGCCGATATCGTGATGCCACTGATTTGCGCGGGCATCGGCTCGGTGCCGGTTAATGACATCACCCTGGTCGATCCGGTGGTTCGCGAATTGTGGGAAGCCGGCCAGAAGATGACCGCCTCGCAGTACATCCTGAACGTCACCCAGATGCACAACATGGCGCGCGAGGTGGTGCAGGAACTGGCGCCCTACGATTGCGTGATCTCGCCGGTGACCAGCAGTCCCGCGGTTAGGCTCGGCACCTTGCCATCGCATCCGGGCAAATACCTGATGGAGCTGACCGCGTGGATTCCATTCACGTTTGCATTCAACGCAACCGGCCAGCCCGCGTTTTCGGTGCCCAACGGATTCAGCAAAGCGGGCCTGCCGCTCGCGATGCAAATCGTTGGGCGTCCCGCGGACGAGGTGACGATTATCGGGCTCGCCGCTCAGTTCGAAAAGGCGCGTCCGTGGAACAACAAACATCCGCAACTCGACTGA
- a CDS encoding amidase — MLDPFIEATVLRAMVLKKEVRPREVAEFFLERVAHLNPRLGAFITVTAERALADADRLEKISATDASKLPLFGVPYSLKDLLWTKDIRTTFGSKNFENWHAPVDAELAVRLAHSGGILLGKTTTPEFGLRPTTEGGLCPAARNPWNLEHTAGGSSGGSAAAVAGGLHPIAQGSDGGGSIRIPAACCGLVGIKPSRGRVTMAPQAGEGWGGLSTTGPIARTVRDAALMLDAMAGQVPGDPYAAWPPARPFFESASIRPKKLGLALITESSLGTVDPETLAGLDSACAIFRQLGHTVEPIAIDPGARLNKFARVIVGSSVAALDIPNPDLLDPVVRGSYDWGSRISAADYVRAIAGMHNTSREIVQALMPYDALLAPTLTQPAVRIGSMPAKLETGADEIYAWIAFTFPFNSTGQPAISMPNGFSQAGLPLAIQIIGRPGDEGGIIALAAQFEEARPWHGRRPTL; from the coding sequence ATGCTCGATCCATTCATTGAAGCGACCGTGCTCCGCGCGATGGTGCTGAAGAAGGAAGTTCGCCCGCGCGAAGTTGCCGAATTTTTCCTCGAACGCGTCGCGCACCTGAACCCGCGCCTCGGCGCGTTCATCACCGTCACCGCCGAGCGCGCGCTCGCCGACGCGGACCGCCTCGAGAAAATCAGCGCCACCGACGCGTCGAAGCTGCCGCTCTTTGGCGTCCCTTACTCGCTGAAGGATTTGCTCTGGACCAAGGATATCCGCACCACGTTCGGTTCGAAGAATTTTGAGAATTGGCACGCGCCCGTCGATGCGGAATTGGCCGTCCGACTTGCGCACTCCGGCGGAATCCTGCTCGGCAAAACGACCACGCCCGAGTTCGGTCTCCGCCCGACGACGGAGGGCGGGCTCTGTCCCGCGGCGCGCAATCCCTGGAATCTCGAGCATACCGCCGGAGGTTCCAGCGGCGGTTCGGCGGCGGCGGTCGCCGGCGGATTGCATCCAATTGCGCAGGGCAGCGACGGCGGCGGATCGATCCGGATTCCGGCGGCGTGCTGCGGCCTCGTCGGCATCAAGCCGTCGCGCGGTCGCGTCACGATGGCGCCGCAGGCCGGCGAAGGATGGGGCGGGCTTTCGACCACCGGCCCGATCGCGCGCACCGTCCGCGACGCCGCCCTGATGCTCGACGCGATGGCCGGCCAGGTCCCCGGCGATCCCTACGCCGCGTGGCCGCCTGCGCGACCGTTCTTCGAATCGGCGTCGATCCGCCCGAAGAAACTTGGCCTCGCGCTGATCACCGAGTCCTCGCTCGGCACAGTCGATCCCGAAACGCTCGCCGGCCTCGATTCCGCCTGCGCGATTTTTCGCCAACTCGGCCACACCGTCGAGCCAATCGCGATCGACCCGGGCGCGCGCCTCAACAAATTTGCGCGCGTGATCGTCGGCTCGTCGGTCGCCGCGCTCGACATCCCGAATCCCGACCTGCTCGATCCGGTCGTGCGCGGCAGCTACGACTGGGGCAGCCGGATCTCCGCCGCCGACTATGTTCGCGCGATCGCCGGGATGCACAATACCTCGCGCGAGATCGTGCAGGCACTGATGCCCTACGACGCGCTGCTCGCGCCGACGCTGACGCAGCCCGCAGTGCGAATCGGTTCGATGCCTGCCAAACTCGAAACCGGCGCAGACGAGATCTACGCCTGGATCGCATTCACGTTCCCGTTCAATTCGACCGGCCAGCCGGCGATCTCGATGCCGAACGGCTTCTCTCAGGCGGGACTACCGCTCGCGATCCAGATCATCGGCCGTCCCGGCGACGAAGGAGGGATCATCGCGCTCGCCGCGCAGTTCGAGGAAGCGCGCCCGTGGCACGGTCGGCGTCCGACGCTCTGA
- a CDS encoding LLM class F420-dependent oxidoreductase has translation MKIGIFAMSTGKMIGGALLSCLASNAERLGASTLWVPEHVVLIDKYSSKYPYSQDGVLPAPTNAPIFDPFLSLTWMAAATKKIRLATGICLVPEHNPVVLAKVIATLDFLSGGRAILGVGIGWLEEEFQAIGIPWERRAHRTRECIDAMRRLWGDDLSSYRGEFVNFEGVRSNPKPVQGEKLPIFFGGESGPALRRVAEYGNGWVGFNLTPAEAAAKIKRLEQLLKANGRKLSDVELAVSPYTKQITKDDLKRYRDAGVEEVVLVNLRPPRAEEELVKDLEKIAQDWIEPAAKL, from the coding sequence ATGAAAATCGGAATATTCGCGATGAGCACCGGCAAGATGATCGGCGGCGCGCTGCTAAGCTGCCTTGCGTCGAACGCGGAGCGCCTGGGCGCATCGACGTTGTGGGTGCCGGAGCACGTGGTGCTGATCGACAAGTACTCGTCGAAATATCCGTACTCGCAGGATGGAGTTCTGCCGGCGCCGACCAACGCGCCGATTTTCGATCCTTTTCTGTCGCTGACGTGGATGGCGGCGGCGACGAAGAAGATTCGGCTCGCGACGGGAATCTGCCTCGTGCCGGAGCACAATCCGGTGGTGCTGGCGAAGGTGATCGCGACGCTGGATTTTCTGAGCGGCGGCCGCGCGATTCTCGGCGTCGGAATCGGATGGCTCGAAGAGGAGTTCCAGGCGATCGGAATTCCGTGGGAACGGCGCGCGCATCGGACCCGCGAATGTATCGACGCGATGCGCCGGCTGTGGGGCGACGATCTGAGCAGCTATCGCGGCGAGTTCGTCAATTTTGAAGGCGTGCGTTCGAATCCGAAACCGGTGCAAGGGGAGAAGCTGCCGATATTTTTTGGTGGCGAGAGCGGTCCGGCGCTGCGGCGTGTCGCGGAATACGGCAACGGGTGGGTCGGCTTCAATCTCACGCCGGCCGAGGCGGCGGCGAAGATCAAACGGCTCGAGCAGTTGCTCAAAGCCAACGGCCGCAAGCTCTCGGACGTCGAGCTCGCGGTATCGCCCTACACCAAGCAGATCACCAAGGATGACCTGAAGCGCTATCGCGACGCGGGCGTCGAGGAAGTCGTGCTGGTGAATCTGAGACCGCCGCGCGCCGAAGAAGAACTGGTGAAGGATCTCGAGAAAATCGCGCAGGATTGGATCGAGCCTGCGGCGAAGCTGTAG
- a CDS encoding class I SAM-dependent methyltransferase encodes MMQVDEKKLQEMIGKMLGDVGAAMGAALVLLGDKLGLYKTLASAGPLSSAELASRTGTAERYVREWAAGQAAAGYINYDPASARYSMSPEQALLLADENGPAFFPAMYEIAAAAVRDEPKVADAFRSGGGVGWHEHDACLFRGTERFFRPSYAAHLVSEWIPALEGVKEKLERGATVADVGCGHGASLILMAQAFPKSQFCGFDYHEPSILAARERAREAEVADRVKFERASAKDFPGSYDLVAFFDCLHDMGDPVGAGAHVKQALKPGGTWMVVEPFAGDRTEDNFNPIGRIFYAASTTICVPGSLSQEVGLGLGAQAGEARIREVLNAGGFSRVRLATATPFNLILEARP; translated from the coding sequence ATCATGCAGGTCGACGAAAAAAAACTCCAGGAAATGATCGGCAAGATGCTCGGCGACGTTGGCGCTGCGATGGGCGCCGCGCTGGTATTGCTGGGCGACAAACTCGGGCTGTACAAAACGCTCGCATCGGCGGGACCGCTCTCCTCGGCGGAGCTTGCGTCGCGCACGGGCACCGCCGAACGCTATGTGCGCGAATGGGCCGCCGGGCAAGCCGCCGCCGGCTACATCAATTACGATCCGGCGTCCGCGCGCTACTCGATGTCGCCGGAACAGGCGCTGTTGCTGGCCGACGAAAACGGCCCGGCGTTTTTTCCCGCCATGTATGAAATCGCGGCTGCCGCCGTGCGCGATGAACCCAAAGTCGCCGACGCGTTCCGTAGTGGCGGCGGGGTCGGATGGCACGAGCATGACGCTTGCCTGTTTCGCGGCACCGAGAGATTTTTTCGTCCCAGCTACGCGGCGCATCTCGTCTCCGAATGGATCCCCGCGCTCGAAGGAGTCAAGGAAAAACTGGAACGCGGCGCGACCGTCGCAGACGTCGGATGCGGTCACGGCGCTTCTCTGATTTTGATGGCGCAGGCCTTTCCGAAATCGCAGTTCTGTGGCTTCGACTATCACGAGCCGTCGATCCTGGCTGCACGAGAACGTGCGCGCGAGGCAGAGGTCGCCGATCGGGTCAAATTCGAACGCGCATCGGCTAAGGACTTTCCGGGCAGCTACGATCTGGTCGCCTTCTTTGATTGTTTGCACGATATGGGCGATCCGGTCGGGGCCGGCGCTCACGTCAAACAGGCGCTCAAGCCTGGCGGGACCTGGATGGTGGTCGAGCCATTCGCGGGCGATCGAACTGAAGATAATTTCAATCCGATCGGGCGGATCTTCTATGCCGCTTCGACCACGATTTGTGTGCCCGGATCGCTATCGCAGGAAGTCGGACTCGGTCTTGGGGCGCAGGCGGGCGAAGCGCGCATCCGCGAAGTGCTGAACGCGGGCGGCTTTTCGCGCGTCAGACTTGCGACGGCGACACCGTTTAATTTGATCCTCGAAGCACGGCCCTAA
- a CDS encoding alpha/beta fold hydrolase: MSESHDAPSLLINGPKKAALTLVLAHGAGAPMDSRFMNIVAEGVADSRADTRVARFEFPYMQKTRATGRRSAPDLAPVLLESWRAVIAELGNADTMVIGGKSMGGRMASMIADDAGVRGLVCLGYPFHAPGRPDVPRIAHLQKLRTRALILQGTRDSFGSPEEVEGYKLSRTIRVEWIEDGDHSFKPRARSGRTEKQNLEHAIAQIVDFLDSLK; encoded by the coding sequence ATGAGTGAATCGCACGACGCGCCATCGCTGCTGATCAACGGGCCGAAAAAAGCGGCGCTGACCTTGGTGCTCGCGCACGGGGCTGGTGCGCCGATGGATTCCAGATTCATGAACATCGTCGCGGAAGGCGTCGCGGATTCGCGCGCGGATACGCGAGTCGCGCGCTTCGAATTTCCCTATATGCAAAAGACACGCGCGACGGGCCGGCGCTCGGCGCCAGATCTCGCGCCGGTGCTCCTCGAATCGTGGCGCGCGGTGATCGCGGAACTGGGAAACGCCGACACGATGGTGATCGGCGGCAAATCGATGGGCGGACGGATGGCGAGCATGATTGCGGACGACGCGGGAGTGCGCGGACTCGTCTGTCTCGGCTATCCGTTTCATGCGCCCGGGAGACCTGATGTGCCGCGCATCGCGCATCTGCAAAAGCTGCGCACGCGCGCTTTAATACTGCAGGGCACGCGCGATTCGTTCGGCAGTCCGGAAGAAGTCGAAGGGTACAAACTGTCGCGCACGATCCGGGTTGAATGGATCGAGGACGGCGATCATTCGTTCAAGCCGCGCGCGCGATCCGGCCGCACCGAAAAGCAGAACCTCGAGCATGCGATCGCACAGATTGTCGATTTTCTGGATTCGTTAAAGTAG
- a CDS encoding Gfo/Idh/MocA family protein, translated as MTTEIAEQFTKLTQSWPRPTAPKPIVVIGAGSIVRDAHLPIYGRLEFPVAGIFDLNADIARERAKEFSLPRVFTNLAEAAAVSEAVFDIAIPPANVAGVLEHLPVGAAVLIQKPMGRDLADARRIAKICRERRLVAKVNFQLRFAPNMLAIRDALARGLFGDILDVEVRINLHTPWNYWAFLKNVPRLEVLMHSIHYIDLIRSILGQPRGVYCRGVRHPEMREYADTRTSIILDYGDTIRCSLTMNHAHRFGGRYAMSQLKIEGTRAAAIAQMGVNLNYPAGESDTLEIAATDSDWSAVPLRGSWFLEAFEGPMSNLQRYAAGEDATLISGVDDALKTMAIVEACYESSAEGGTPIPPVK; from the coding sequence ATGACGACTGAAATCGCAGAGCAATTCACGAAGCTGACGCAGTCATGGCCGCGGCCGACCGCGCCCAAACCGATCGTCGTGATCGGCGCGGGCAGTATCGTGCGCGACGCTCACCTGCCGATCTATGGGCGCCTTGAATTTCCGGTCGCCGGCATTTTCGATCTGAATGCGGACATCGCGCGCGAACGCGCCAAGGAATTTTCGCTGCCGCGCGTATTCACGAATCTCGCGGAGGCCGCTGCGGTATCGGAAGCGGTATTCGACATCGCGATTCCGCCGGCAAACGTCGCGGGCGTGCTCGAACATCTGCCGGTCGGAGCGGCGGTGCTGATTCAAAAGCCGATGGGCCGCGACCTTGCCGATGCGCGGCGGATCGCGAAAATTTGCCGCGAGCGCCGCCTGGTTGCAAAGGTCAATTTTCAGTTGCGCTTCGCGCCGAACATGCTCGCGATCAGGGACGCGCTCGCGCGCGGACTGTTCGGCGATATTCTCGACGTCGAAGTGCGCATCAATCTGCACACGCCGTGGAACTATTGGGCGTTTCTAAAAAATGTTCCGCGGCTCGAAGTGCTGATGCACTCGATTCACTACATCGATCTGATTCGATCGATTCTCGGTCAACCGCGCGGCGTTTATTGCCGCGGCGTGCGGCATCCGGAGATGCGCGAATACGCCGACACTCGCACCAGCATCATTCTTGATTATGGCGACACGATTCGATGCAGCCTCACGATGAATCATGCGCATCGATTTGGCGGCCGATACGCGATGTCGCAGCTTAAGATCGAAGGCACGCGCGCGGCGGCGATCGCGCAGATGGGAGTGAATCTCAATTACCCGGCCGGCGAGTCAGATACGCTCGAGATCGCGGCAACCGATTCAGATTGGTCGGCGGTTCCGCTGCGGGGTTCGTGGTTTCTCGAGGCGTTCGAAGGACCGATGTCGAATCTGCAGCGCTACGCGGCGGGCGAAGATGCGACGCTGATTTCGGGCGTCGATGATGCGCTCAAGACGATGGCAATCGTCGAGGCGTGTTACGAATCGAGCGCGGAAGGCGGCACGCCGATTCCGCCGGTCAAGTAG
- the pgi gene encoding glucose-6-phosphate isomerase produces the protein MASTTKLRDRSSWQALQAHYNQICDRHLRTLFADDPKRGERMNVEAVELYFDYSKHRVTDETIRLLIALAEEGGLRARIDAMFRGDKINVTEQRAVLHVALRAPRDESIMVDGKDVVPEVHAVLDRMADFAARIRDGSWKGHTGKPIRNIINIGIGGSDLGPVMAYEALRHYSDRKLTMRFVSNVDGTDFAEATRDLDAAETLFIISSKTFTTLETMTNAHTARQWSIGKLGDEAAVAKQFVAVSTNAAEVTKFGIDTKNMFGFWDWVGGRYSMDSAIGLSTMIAIGADNFRAMLAGFHAMDEHFRSAPFERNLPVLMGLLSLWYNDFFDAQTVAVLPYEQYLKRFPAYLQQLTMESNGKHVTLDGAAVDYQTGPIFWGEPGTNGQHSFYQLIHQGTKLIPCDFIGFCRPLNVVGRHHDLLLSNVFAQAEALAFGKTPEQVKAEGTPDWLVPHRVFEGNRPTTTILADELTPATLGKLVALYEHSVFTQGAIWGIDSFDQWGVELGKVLAQKIIPELEASAEPALTHDSSTNTLIRRYRARRRG, from the coding sequence ATGGCTTCGACGACAAAGCTCCGCGATCGTTCCTCATGGCAGGCGTTGCAGGCGCACTACAATCAAATTTGCGACCGCCATCTGCGGACCTTGTTCGCCGACGATCCAAAGCGCGGCGAGCGCATGAACGTCGAGGCAGTCGAGCTTTACTTCGACTACTCGAAGCATCGCGTGACCGACGAGACGATCCGATTGCTGATCGCGCTGGCCGAGGAGGGCGGACTGCGCGCGCGCATCGACGCGATGTTCCGCGGCGACAAGATCAATGTCACCGAGCAGCGCGCAGTGCTGCACGTCGCGCTGCGGGCACCGCGCGACGAATCGATCATGGTCGATGGCAAGGACGTGGTGCCGGAAGTGCACGCGGTGCTCGATCGGATGGCGGATTTTGCGGCGCGGATTCGCGACGGATCGTGGAAGGGCCACACCGGCAAGCCGATTCGCAACATCATCAATATCGGAATCGGCGGGTCGGACCTCGGGCCGGTGATGGCATACGAGGCGCTGCGGCATTACAGCGATCGCAAACTCACGATGCGATTCGTGTCGAACGTCGACGGCACTGATTTCGCCGAGGCGACGCGCGATCTCGACGCCGCGGAAACGCTCTTCATCATTTCGTCGAAAACTTTCACGACGCTCGAGACGATGACCAATGCGCATACGGCGCGGCAGTGGTCGATAGGCAAGCTCGGCGATGAAGCGGCGGTGGCGAAACAGTTCGTCGCGGTCTCGACCAACGCGGCCGAGGTGACGAAATTCGGCATCGACACGAAGAACATGTTCGGCTTCTGGGATTGGGTCGGCGGCCGGTATTCGATGGACTCGGCGATCGGTCTCTCGACGATGATCGCGATCGGGGCGGACAATTTTCGCGCGATGCTCGCCGGGTTTCACGCGATGGACGAGCATTTTCGCAGCGCGCCGTTCGAGCGCAACCTGCCGGTCCTGATGGGATTGCTTAGTCTCTGGTACAACGACTTTTTCGACGCGCAAACCGTCGCGGTGCTGCCGTACGAACAATACCTGAAGCGGTTTCCCGCCTATCTGCAGCAACTCACGATGGAATCGAACGGCAAACACGTCACGCTCGACGGCGCGGCGGTGGATTATCAGACGGGACCGATTTTCTGGGGCGAGCCGGGCACCAACGGACAGCATTCGTTCTACCAGTTGATTCATCAAGGGACGAAATTGATTCCGTGCGACTTCATCGGATTTTGCCGGCCGCTGAATGTGGTCGGGCGACATCACGATTTGTTGCTGTCGAACGTGTTCGCACAGGCGGAAGCGCTCGCATTCGGCAAGACACCCGAACAAGTGAAGGCCGAGGGCACGCCGGACTGGCTAGTGCCGCATCGAGTGTTCGAGGGCAATCGTCCGACGACGACGATTCTCGCCGATGAACTGACGCCGGCGACGCTGGGCAAACTGGTCGCGCTCTACGAGCACAGCGTGTTCACGCAGGGCGCGATCTGGGGCATCGATTCATTCGATCAGTGGGGTGTCGAGTTGGGCAAGGTGCTCGCGCAAAAAATTATTCCGGAGTTGGAAGCGAGCGCCGAGCCTGCGCTGACGCACGACAGTTCGACCAATACATTGATCCGCCGCTATCGTGCGCGTCGTCGCGGATGA
- a CDS encoding cytochrome c oxidase assembly protein — protein MNPILKSALDSWTIPRGTVATLLIIAVIYARGFGKLHAQMPTRFTLARLAAFLGGIAILLIAIASPMAALDDLLLQVHMIQHLMLMLAAPVLILAGWPAIPMLRGLPPRLGKAVLGPILRSRRVRALFIWLTSPPVAWIAFAAATWIWHAPVFFQLALRSEAWHAVEHGCFFATALMFWWPVVQPWPALRRGPRWTMIPYLLLADAQNSALAALFTFSNHLLYPLYANAPRVGGISPLEDQVVAGAIMWVPGSMFFVIPAALILLQLLQPQGMSMARSRIGNAKDGVTAANSIAG, from the coding sequence GTGAACCCAATCCTGAAATCGGCGCTGGATTCATGGACTATCCCGCGCGGCACCGTCGCGACGCTGCTGATCATCGCCGTGATTTACGCGCGCGGTTTCGGCAAGTTGCATGCGCAGATGCCGACGCGATTTACGCTGGCGCGGCTGGCCGCGTTCCTGGGCGGTATCGCGATACTGCTGATCGCGATCGCGTCGCCGATGGCGGCGCTCGACGACTTGTTGCTGCAGGTTCACATGATTCAGCATCTGATGCTGATGCTGGCGGCGCCGGTGCTGATTCTCGCTGGCTGGCCGGCGATTCCGATGCTGCGCGGACTGCCGCCGAGGCTCGGCAAAGCGGTGCTCGGCCCGATACTTCGATCGCGCCGAGTGCGCGCGCTTTTCATTTGGCTGACGTCGCCGCCGGTCGCGTGGATTGCATTCGCGGCCGCGACGTGGATTTGGCATGCGCCGGTTTTTTTCCAACTCGCGCTCAGATCGGAGGCGTGGCACGCGGTCGAGCACGGATGCTTTTTCGCGACGGCGCTGATGTTTTGGTGGCCAGTAGTTCAACCGTGGCCAGCGCTGCGGCGAGGCCCGCGCTGGACGATGATTCCGTACCTGCTGCTCGCCGACGCGCAAAACTCAGCGCTGGCGGCGTTGTTCACCTTCTCGAATCATCTGCTCTATCCTTTATATGCGAACGCGCCCCGCGTCGGCGGAATTTCTCCGCTCGAGGACCAGGTAGTGGCGGGCGCGATCATGTGGGTGCCGGGCTCGATGTTTTTTGTGATACCCGCGGCGCTAATTTTGCTCCAGCTACTTCAGCCGCAAGGAATGTCGATGGCGCGTTCACGCATCGGGAACGCAAAAGACGGCGTGACCGCGGCGAATTCGATCGCCGGCTGA